In Parerythrobacter aestuarii, the sequence GGTAGGTCTGGTAGCCGAGGCTGTCGAGATAGCGGCGCATGGCGAAAGTCGACATGTCCGATGTCATGAAGCCGGGCAGGACCAGCACGGGGTGCCCATCACCGCGGGGCGCATTGGCCAGCACGGGTGAGCAGAAAGGGATCAACGCCATCTCGAACAGCGAGCGCGGGACCTCCGTCAGCGCGAGGGCTAGCGATGGCCGCTGGATGGTGACATCGAGCATGCGGGTGTCCTTATCTATGCGAGGTGCGGCCTACTGGCCGAGGCCGAGCATGGACCGGCGACCGGTCCCTTGCGCCATATCATGCGAGAAGATGGCCAAGTCGCAAGTCTCGCCCTCATGCGTCTTCACATGGTCCCTCAGCAGCGCTTCGCCGCGAAAGCCCATATCCTCGAACAGCGCGATGGCACCGTGCTGGTCGACCGTCATTGATGCCGTGAGCTTGGCCAGCCCCAGCTCCAGAGCTTTCTCGAAGGCGGCCTGCGCCAGCATCTTGCCAACGCCGTGCCTACGATACTTCTCGCCCACCATTATGCGGATCTCGCCGACGTGTGACGACCAGGAATGCGGATCGACGATCAGCGCATTATAGCCGGCGATTTCCCCACCACTGACGGCAATCTGCGAATGGATCTCGCCGGCTTCGACCGCCTCGAACCAGGCGCGAACAACCCGCGGCTCGGTCAGGTCGCGCCGGGCAAACAACAGGTCGTGTTTCGGAAGGCCGCGTGCAAATGCCAGAACTGCGTCCTCATCCGAGGATTCGAGCGCTCGCAGGGTGATGGTGTCTGTGGTGGTGGTCATAGCGATCTCTCCTGCAGCCAGGCATCCATGGCAGGCCAAAGTCTCTTTGCGGCATTGGCTCCGGCCACGAGGCTGACGTGCCCGCCCTTGAGCACGATTTCTTCCTTGTCCTCCGACCCGACAAGCGAAATCAGCGGATGCGACGCCTCGTAGGGCACAAGATCGTCATGCAGCGCCACCGCGTGCAGGAAAGGCACGGTAATGTTGCGCGGGTCCGCGATCTTGCCCTCTACGTCCAGCTTGCCGGTCAGCAGCTCGTTGTCCCACATCAGCTTCTTGGTCGTGTCACGGAAGTACTCACCCGCCAGCGGCAGCATGTCGACCGCCCAGGCATCGACCTTGCGGTAGCTGTCGACAAAGGCATCGTTCCACATGTTGTCATAGAGGCGCGCGGTCGCCGCTGCCTGCGACACCGGAGTGCGCATGCTGAAGCCCTGGAATACCATCTCGCTTGGTACATTGCCGATGGTATCGACCAGCCGGTCGACATCGAAATGTTCCTTTGCGGTGAAGACGTTGAACATCTCCATCTTGCTGAAATCGGTCGGCGTGGTGAAGGTGATGAGGTTCTTGACCGGGCCATCCGGGTGCATCGCCTGGTAGATCACCGAGAGCACACC encodes:
- a CDS encoding GNAT family N-acetyltransferase translates to MTTTTDTITLRALESSDEDAVLAFARGLPKHDLLFARRDLTEPRVVRAWFEAVEAGEIHSQIAVSGGEIAGYNALIVDPHSWSSHVGEIRIMVGEKYRRHGVGKMLAQAAFEKALELGLAKLTASMTVDQHGAIALFEDMGFRGEALLRDHVKTHEGETCDLAIFSHDMAQGTGRRSMLGLGQ
- a CDS encoding alpha/beta fold hydrolase gives rise to the protein MADTNQDDIGNQVQTLIQRTIDRNIKGLEYFRSPKPKLGVTPKDLIFERGTLKLYHYRPQADEIYRVPLLLVMATTNRGSIFDLMPGHSLVEFLLKSGYDVYMMDWEAPLPHEKTLTLADYTARFIPECIERVQERSGEDDITLIGYCMGGVLSVIYQAMHPDGPVKNLITFTTPTDFSKMEMFNVFTAKEHFDVDRLVDTIGNVPSEMVFQGFSMRTPVSQAAATARLYDNMWNDAFVDSYRKVDAWAVDMLPLAGEYFRDTTKKLMWDNELLTGKLDVEGKIADPRNITVPFLHAVALHDDLVPYEASHPLISLVGSEDKEEIVLKGGHVSLVAGANAAKRLWPAMDAWLQERSL